A genomic region of bacterium contains the following coding sequences:
- a CDS encoding sigma-70 family RNA polymerase sigma factor yields the protein MEATLLWKSAYEEHGPAILAFLRSRIHDTSDAEDLLQETFVAAIRSGNPLRDASRVKSYLFQIAANLMKSHYRRTRPVAVSTLGEGGEMQYESMAESAPSPEEHASHQMLQDRIATVMREMSPSHRKAFELGILQQMSYAEIADNTGWSPAQVKINVYRARKQAIAALAE from the coding sequence ATGGAAGCTACACTACTCTGGAAATCGGCTTATGAAGAGCACGGGCCCGCCATTTTGGCGTTTCTGCGGAGCCGAATCCACGATACATCCGATGCCGAAGACCTGTTACAAGAAACATTCGTCGCGGCCATCCGATCGGGGAACCCGTTACGCGATGCCAGCCGGGTAAAATCGTACCTGTTTCAGATCGCCGCGAACTTAATGAAATCCCATTACCGGAGAACCCGTCCGGTAGCCGTTTCGACCCTTGGGGAAGGGGGAGAAATGCAGTACGAATCGATGGCTGAATCGGCGCCTTCGCCGGAGGAACACGCCTCCCATCAAATGTTGCAGGACCGGATCGCAACCGTGATGAGAGAGATGTCCCCGTCGCACCGCAAAGCCTTTGAATTGGGCATACTCCAACAAATGAGTTATGCTGAAATCGCCGACAACACGGGATGGAGCCCGGCCCAAGTAAAAATCAACGTATACCGGGCGCGCAAGCAGGCAATCGCCGCGCTTGCCGAATAG